The following proteins are co-located in the Carassius gibelio isolate Cgi1373 ecotype wild population from Czech Republic chromosome A9, carGib1.2-hapl.c, whole genome shotgun sequence genome:
- the LOC128019510 gene encoding 5-hydroxytryptamine receptor 1F-like, with amino-acid sequence MNSNETHTDTWGVIVLSLTLSFLAILTMAMNCLVITAIIVTPKLHHPANYLICSLAVTDLLVAILVMPFSIAYIVMETWVMGEVMCNIWLIVDITCCTCSILHLAAIAVDRYRAITDAVEYLRKRTSLRAAITIIVVWLLSIIVSLPPMLLRGHQENECIIKHDNIGSLLYSTFGAFYIPLILIIILYYKIYQAAKTLYKRRASCFNKPEINGHMLPKCSDQEPTSPDTLSPPEKSVSEPSTEGDRVCIAGKSLKTSSFRERSIRKNRISSTHERKAATTLGLIIGAFVICWLPFFIHEVIVNMCTSCTPSPQMTNFLTWLGYLNSLINPLIYTIFNEDFKRAFQKLIKCKNYL; translated from the coding sequence ATGAATTCAAATgaaacacatacagacacatgggGCGTGATTGTCCTCTCCCTCACGCTTTCGTTTCTTGCTATACTGACGATGGCCATGAACTGCTTGGTCATTACAGCCATCATCGTCACACCCAAGCTGCACCATCCTGCAAACTATCTCATTTGCTCACTGGCCGTGACTGACCTTTTGGTGGCCATATTAGTCATGCCCTTCAGCATTGCCTACATTGTGATGGAGACATGGGTCATGGGTGAAGTAATGTGCAACATCTGGTTAATCGTGGACATAACCTGCTGCACGTGCTCCATCCTGCACCTCGCGGCCATCGCTGTGGACCGATACCGTGCCATTACAGACGCAGTGGAGTATTTGAGAAAGAGGACTTCTCTACGAGCCGCCATAACGATCATTGTGGTGTGGCTCCTCTCGATAATAGTCTCTCTGCCGCCAATGCTATTGAGAGGCCACCAAGAAAATGAGTGCATCATTAAACATGACAACATTGGCTCTTTGCTTTACTCCACGTTCGGAGCTTTTTACATCCCGCTAATACTCATTATCATTCTTTACTACAAGATCTACCAAGCAGCAAAGACTCTTTACAAAAGGAGAGCCAGCTGCTTCAACAAGCCAGAGATAAATGGACACATGCTTCCCAAGTGCAGCGACCAGGAGCCCACATCACCGGACACCCTAAGCCCCCCGGAGAAATCAGTGTCTGAACCCTCCACCGAAGGCGACAGAGTGTGCATCGCTGGGAAAAGCCTAAAGACTTCGTCTTTCAGAGAACGGTCCATCAGGAAAAACCGCATCTCCAGCACGCATGAAAGGAAGGCCGCCACCACTCTGGGACTCATTATTGGGGCTTTTGTCATCTGCTGGCTGCCGTTCTTCATCCATGAGGTGATTGTTAACATGTGTACGTCCTGCACTCCATCTCCTCAGATGACCAACTTTCTGACTTGGCTGGGATATCTGAACTCTCTCATCAACCCGCTGATTTACACCATCTTTAACGAGGATTTCAAAAGGGCTTTCCAGAAGTTAATCAAGTGCAAGAATTATCTCTAA